A region from the Musa acuminata AAA Group cultivar baxijiao chromosome BXJ1-10, Cavendish_Baxijiao_AAA, whole genome shotgun sequence genome encodes:
- the LOC135595043 gene encoding uncharacterized protein LOC135595043, with translation MGNTACAPYATGSGGSIKVISSDGKFEEYVHSVRAEELMVENPGEFVCDADHLSVGCRIPGLVADEELERRRLYFLLPMDLLFSVLTEEEMAALSCRASTATKKRGVAKNFGRRILPVLGAEAKRASETTGSVKRMSTQRSWKPALDTIEEVP, from the coding sequence ATGGGGAACACTGCATGCGCGCCATACGCTACTGGCTCAGGTGGATCCATAAAGGTGATCAGCAGCGACGGCAAGTTCGAAGAGTACGTGCACTCGGTGAGAGCGGAGGAGCTGATGGTGGAGAACCCGGGAGAGTTCGTGTGCGACGCCGACCACCTCAGCGTGGGGTGCCGGATCCCGGGACTGGTGGCCGACGAGGAGCTCGAGAGACGCCGGCTCTACTTCCTGCTCCCGATGGACTTGCTCTTCTCGGTGCTCACCGAGGAGGAGATGGCAGCTCTTTCGTGCAGGGCCTCTACCGCGACGAAGAAGAGAGGGGTGGCCAAGAACTTTGGGAGGAGGATTCTCCCCGTCCTCGGTGCAGAAGCCAAGCGAGCGAGCGAGACCACCGGCAGCGTCAAGAGGATGTCGACGCAGCGGTCATGGAAGCCGGCACTGGACACCATCGAAGAGGTTCCATGA
- the LOC135595952 gene encoding fruit protein pKIWI502-like — translation MATTLAASCSSPPLLRPMSLLPRLRVGLSLPLRRRRALTAVAAAVRQDAATWTQAPLSLVAPASADASLFHVSVDVSYAPDLAVSYTVPGQYLQLRVPASDKPSFLAIASPPSFASSRGEFQFLVKRVPGSTADLLCGLGRGDVVELSAVMGKGFQVERISPPDAFPAVLIFATGSGISPIRSLIESGFNANERSDVRLYYGARNLQRMAYQDRFKDWESTGVRVIPVLSQPDEKWSGERGYVQAAFSRTKEILNPLLTGAVLCGHKQMAEEVTSDLVADGVSKEKILMNF, via the exons ATGGCAACTACGCTCGCCGCCTCGTGTTCCTCGCCCCCTCTACTCCGCCCCATGTCTCTCCTCCCCCGCCTCCGGGTCGGCCTCTCCCttcccctccgccgccgccgcgcgCTCACCGCCGTAGCCGCCGCCGTCCGGCAGGACGCCGCCACCTGGACCCAGGCCCCTCTCAGCCTCGTCGCCCCCGCCTCTGCCGACGCCTCTCTATTCCACGTCTCCGTCGACGTCTCCTACGCCCCCGACCTCGCCGTCTCCTACACCGTCCCCGGCCAGTACCTCCAGCTCCGCGTCCCCGCCTCCGACAAGCCCTCCTTCCTCGCCATCGCCTCGCCGCCCTCCTTCGCCAGCTCCCGTGGCGAGTTCCAGTTCCTCGTCAAGAGGGTCCCTGGCTCCACCGCCGACCTTCTTTGTGGGCTCGGACGGGGGGATGTCGTCGAGCTGAGTGCAGTCATGGGGAAAGGATTCCAGGTCGAGCGGATCTCGCCCCCCGACGCCTTCCCCGCCGTCCTTATCTTCGCCACCGGATCCGGAATCAG TCCCATTCGTTCGCTAATTGAATCAGGTTTCAATGCAAATGAAAGATCTGATGTGAGACTTTACTACGGAGCTAGAAACCTTCAGAGAATGGCATATCAG GATAGGTTCAAGGACTGGGAATCTACTGGAGTTAGAGTCATACCTGTTTTATCACAacctgatgaaaaatggagtggtGAACGAGGCTATGTACAG GCTGCATTTTCAAGAACTAAGGAGATTCTAAATCCTTTATTGACTGGTGCTGTGCTTTGTGGGCACAAACAAATGGCTGAG GAAGTGACATCTGATCTTGTGGCTGACGGCGtatcaaaagagaagatcttaatgAATTTCTAA
- the LOC103968738 gene encoding uncharacterized protein LOC103968738 isoform X2 yields MAAGAIPATKLAYFDNMWAVQSTATLLSHLQTEEGRRALILDSTIFHPQGGGQPADTGFISGAASGFKFVVEDARLKDGLVYHYGSFENPQDDCVSIAKEGEEVNLYINPQRRDLNSRLHSAGHLLDICIRKVGLSHLEPGKGYHFSDGPFVEYKGIFPPDLLQIKSKELEKEANALILTGGKVSASVLSYNEAAEWCGGVLPSYIPMDSAPRIVKLGDHPGCPCGGTHVADIADIRNLTMGTKLVRSK; encoded by the exons ATGGCGGCGGGAGCGATTCCGGCCACGAAGCTCGCATACTTCGACAACATGTGGGCCGTCCAATCCACCGCCACCCTCCTCTCCCACCTCCAG ACCGAGGAAGGCCGCCGAGCGCTGATCTTGGACTCCACCATATTCCATCCCCAGGGCGGGGGCCAGCCGGCTGACACCGGGTTCATCTCAGGCGCCGCCTCCGGCTTCAAGTTCGTCGTGGAGGACGCGAGACTGAAGGATGGCTTG GTTTATCATTATGGTTCTTTTGAGAACCCTCAAGATGATTGTGTATCCATagcaaaagagggagaagaagttaACTTGTATATCAACCCCCAAAGACGTGATCTTAATTCAAG ACTTCATTCAGCAGGGCATTTGCTTGATATATGCATCCGGAAAGTGGGCTTATCTCATTTAGAACCTGGAAAAGGTTACCATTTCTCGGATGG GCCATTTGTTGAATATAAAGGCATTTTCCCACCAGATCTGCTGCAAATTAAATCAAAGGAGTTGGAGAAAGAAGCAAATGCTTTGATTTTAACTGGAGGAAAG GTTTCAGCTTCCGTTTTATCTTATAATGAAGCTGCTGAGTGGTGCGGGGGTGTTCTTCCCAGTTACATTCCAATG GATAGTGCTCCACGGATTGTGAAGTTGGGTGACCATCCTGGCTGTCCTTGTGGTGGGACACATGTCGCTGATATTGCCGATATAAGGAACTTGACG ATGGGGACAAAATTGGTGCGGTCCAAATAA
- the LOC103968738 gene encoding uncharacterized protein LOC103968738 isoform X1 produces MAAGAIPATKLAYFDNMWAVQSTATLLSHLQTEEGRRALILDSTIFHPQGGGQPADTGFISGAASGFKFVVEDARLKDGLVYHYGSFENPQDDCVSIAKEGEEVNLYINPQRRDLNSRLHSAGHLLDICIRKVGLSHLEPGKGYHFSDGPFVEYKGIFPPDLLQIKSKELEKEANALILTGGKVSASVLSYNEAAEWCGGVLPSYIPMDSAPRIVKLGDHPGCPCGGTHVADIADIRNLTVTQIRTKKGLTKVFYSISP; encoded by the exons ATGGCGGCGGGAGCGATTCCGGCCACGAAGCTCGCATACTTCGACAACATGTGGGCCGTCCAATCCACCGCCACCCTCCTCTCCCACCTCCAG ACCGAGGAAGGCCGCCGAGCGCTGATCTTGGACTCCACCATATTCCATCCCCAGGGCGGGGGCCAGCCGGCTGACACCGGGTTCATCTCAGGCGCCGCCTCCGGCTTCAAGTTCGTCGTGGAGGACGCGAGACTGAAGGATGGCTTG GTTTATCATTATGGTTCTTTTGAGAACCCTCAAGATGATTGTGTATCCATagcaaaagagggagaagaagttaACTTGTATATCAACCCCCAAAGACGTGATCTTAATTCAAG ACTTCATTCAGCAGGGCATTTGCTTGATATATGCATCCGGAAAGTGGGCTTATCTCATTTAGAACCTGGAAAAGGTTACCATTTCTCGGATGG GCCATTTGTTGAATATAAAGGCATTTTCCCACCAGATCTGCTGCAAATTAAATCAAAGGAGTTGGAGAAAGAAGCAAATGCTTTGATTTTAACTGGAGGAAAG GTTTCAGCTTCCGTTTTATCTTATAATGAAGCTGCTGAGTGGTGCGGGGGTGTTCTTCCCAGTTACATTCCAATG GATAGTGCTCCACGGATTGTGAAGTTGGGTGACCATCCTGGCTGTCCTTGTGGTGGGACACATGTCGCTGATATTGCCGATATAAGGAACTTGACG GTCACACAGATCCGAACAAAGAAAGGTCTTACCAAAGTTTTCTATAGCATCAGCCCTTGA
- the LOC103968739 gene encoding probable protein phosphatase 2C 40, translated as MLSRIFAESDQQLNINFGYQCSVKQECSSKEFPASRSSFAFLSGAAISANATLANTNIGNGLLGMGILPNLDSPKTFHKVASLTSLSSLDVLSSSSKTNITSSIGSMSSHGDFLDSDVGMFKSMSAPISGGFLNVMEVQMAGGAAGEDRVQAVCSEENGWLFCAIFDGFNGRDAADFLAGTLYENIVLYLNLSDSRIKDNDVKNLGSVYANDFIQHFIEDDNFHKQTHLLANGFNDLGVVHDQEDESLSDSFRCGIVNCLQLALAQAESDFLHMVEREMDDRPDLVSIGSCVLVVFLHGSDLYTLSLGDSRAILATSEQKNIDTKDLDAIQLMECHSVDNEMERMRLLSEHPDDPKTIVHGKVKGKLRLTRAFGVGYLKERKMNDALMGILQVPNLCSPPYISTEPSVSVHRLSEGDRFVILASDGLFDFLSNDEVVKLVSSYILSSPAGDPAKFLVEQLLSKAAKMAGLSLDDLLSIPAGMRRKYHDDVTVMVILLGTDSRTSTASTYL; from the exons ATGCTAAGCAGAATATTTGCTGAATCGGATCAACAACTTAATATTAATTTTGGTTATCAATGCTCTGTTAAACAAGAATGTTCAAGCAAAGAGTTTCCTGCAAGCAGAAGTTCATTTGCTTTCTTATCAGGGGCTGCTATAAGTGCAAATGCAACTTTAGCTAACACCAATATTGGCAATGGTTTACTTGGGATGGGAATTTTGCCTAATTTGGATTCTCCAAAAACATTTCATAAGGTTGCTTCTTTGACATCATTATCGAGTTTGGATGTTTTATCATCTTCTTCAAAGACCAACATAACAAGTTCAATTGGAAGCATGTCTTCACATGGTGATTTCTTAGATTCAGATGTGGGTATGTTCAAATCGATGAGTGCTCCCATAAGTGGAGGCTTCCTGAATGTCATGGAAGTGCAAATGGCAGGTGGAGCTGCTGGTGAAGACAGAGTACAAGCTGTATGTTCGGAGGAAAATGGATGGCTATTTTGTGCAATTTTTGATGGCTTCAATGGGCGCGATGCAGCTGACTTTCTAGCTGGAACTTTATATGAGAATATTGTGTTATATCTAAATCTATCGGACTCAAGAATAAAGGATAATGATGTTAAGAATTTAGGTAGTGTTTATGCAAATGATTTCATCCAGCACTTTATAGAGGATGATAATTTCCATAAACAAACACATCTGTTGGCTAATGGTTTCAATGATCTAGGAGTTGTTCATGACCAAGAGGATGAATCCTTGTCTGATTCGTTTAGATGTGGCATAGTTAATTGCCTTCAACTAGCTCTTGCACAAGCTGAAAGTGATTTCCTGCATATGGTTGAACGAGAAATGGATGACCGACCGGATTTAGTGTCCATTGGATCTTGTGTTCTGGTTGTGTTTCTTCATGGATCAGATTTATATACACTCAGCCTAGGTGATAGTCGAGCTATACTGGCAACATCTGAACAAAAGAACATTGATACCAAGGATTTGGATGCAATTCAGCTTATGGAATGTCACTCAGTTGATAACGAGATGGAACGTATGCGACTTCTGTCTGAGCACCCTGATGACCCTAAGACGATTGTACATGGCAAGGTGAAGGGAAAACTGAGACTAACTCGTGCATTTGGAGTAGGATATCTAAAAGAG AGAAAGATGAATGATGCTTTGATGGGTATACTTCAAGTTCCAAATCTGTGCAGTCCACCGTATATCTCCACAGAACCATCTGTTAGTGTCCACAGACTGTCAGAAGGTGATCGTTTTGTGATATTAGCTAGTGATGGTCTGTTTGACTTCTTGAGCAACGACGAAGTTGTGAAGCTAGTATCTTCTTACATTTTAAGCTCCCCAGCTGGTGACCCAGCCAAGTTCCTAGTGGAGCAGCTTCTCTCAAAAGCTGCCAAAATGGCAG GGTTGAGTCTAGATGACTTGCTGAGCATCCCTGCTGGCATGAGAAGAAAGTACCATGACGACGTCACAGTAATGGTAATTCTTCTTGGGACTGACAGTCGAACATCAACTGCCTCTACATATTTATGA